DNA from Rosa rugosa chromosome 6, drRosRugo1.1, whole genome shotgun sequence:
AGGACATTGCCAATCTGCAAGCCTCTATCGAATCACAAGTCAGTTTCTCTTGCAATTACAATTCCTTTATCTCAGATACACGTTGTGTATTGTAATCTATAtattattgtataaattattgttgtaattacttatatattgtAGAAGCATATTTTCAATTCATTGATACAATTCCAACACCAGCATCTTGTGGATTTTAACTGAGGACGTTAGGAGGGGATGCAACTTGTATTTCCTCTGTTTTCTCATCAGGAGCAGGAGGAGCAGCTGGTCATAATCAagaatatattaataaaatttaGAGGAGTGATCACTAATCAGTAAATAAAATCTTTAATTTGATCACACAATAATTAATACGGGATCGAGTCAATTAGTCACATACCATCCACAGTTAATTCCTGATGAGAGTCACCGACTGGACCCGTATCTACTTGGGACGCACCTGCAGCTTCCTCCATTTCTGGCTTCTTGGAGTCGTAGAGATTTGTGATTATAAGAGAAGGCACATGTTTGATTTTGTAGAAatcctctcctccttccccAACCCTACTGCGGAATCTACTGGGCATGTCTTTGATTGCTAATTCCTTGAGGGTAGTAATCTCCTGAAGCCCATCTGGAACTGCCCGCAATCGTTCGCACCAATCAATGCGCAATCTCTGAAGACTAGGCATGGCTTCTTTCTCCACCCTCCACTCATTCAAATCACGCAAGTAATGAAGGGTAAGAAACTCCAGATGAGGAAAGCCTCCTTGGGAGAAAACCATTGTTTTTGATTCAAAAGAAAGCCAACCAAGGTAAAGCACCCTTAAGTTGGACAGCTTCTCCAGTATTTCAATCTGGTCACCCTTCAGTCCTGTTTTTATCAGCGTTAACTTGGTGAGGTTTGGGAGCTCTTTCGGTAACGCTGTCATACTCCCATCCAGTCGCAGCTTGTATAAATGAGGACACCTTAATATTATATCACTTGGTATATCCCCAATATCACCACATTGGTCTGCCTGCAGAGATAGCGACCGAAGATGTTTATATGCTCTATTCCCTGATATCAACATGTCCTTCAGCTTTTCCAACTCACTAGTCTCTGATCGCTTTATGCTTAGTTTCTTCAGATTGCTTAATTGAACAAGACCATTCAAATCACACTTCTCAATTCTAACATTGACCAACGTCTGCAAATTGCACAGCCTTGCAAATGACAGTTTCTTTCCACAGACTCTCATGTACCAACTAGGTAAATACAAATGCCTCAGTTGCTCCATATTCCGAAACACATTTCTGATTTTGGTCACGCTGTACCACCCAAACCCAAAACAAGTTTCATATCCTCCAACAATATGACCCCGCAGATCTAGAGTTTGCAAAAGTACCAGATTAGATATAGATGACGGCAACGCACGAAATGCACTATCCTTCAGACTCAGAAACCTCAGGTGGACTAGATTCCCAATCGTCTTTGGTAACTCAAACTCTCTACATATATTTTCAAACTTCAAGACTCTAAGCAATTTGAAGTCATTGAATACTGATCGTATTATTCTTTTGATCCATTTTTGGTCGAAGTATTCTGGGGCAAAGTATAATAGAGACCTAATGTGGCCATCTCTTCCATTCTCACTACTGAActcatatttatttttgtccaaaTAGAGGGCAAGTCTTCGAACCTTACCAATCAGAGTTGCATTAGATACCGAACCAACAGAAAAGTTAACAATACCGAGAAAGTTCTCCTCTTTTGCCTTTTGCAAGCACAAGTCCCGCATCAGATCATGGAGACGGCAACTTTTCACCTTCCCACTTGAACTATATTTTCCAACTTGAACCATAGATCTTTGCACCAGTTCAATTAGGCAACCATATGATACATCTTCCATTAATTCAATTGAACCATGTATTTCTGATGTTGAAGGCATAAACCCTTCTGCAATCCATAATTGAGTCAATCTTGTTACCTGTATCTCATGATCCTCAGGATATTGGGCTAAATACAGAAAGCAGAGTTTTAAGTGAGATGGTAAGTCATCATAACTCAATGCCAAGACACTCGATACACCATACTCTTCACTTGTGTTTTCTCTTTCAAGGACATTTGCGCCTCTC
Protein-coding regions in this window:
- the LOC133715537 gene encoding putative disease resistance protein At1g50180 — encoded protein: MAEGVVTVVAEGIKPLGEFIIQQAKILSGVSYQIELAQIELHLIRGFLKDADTRQQDEELVRICVKLIRDAAYDLEDVIESFALKVASRRRGGTVKIVLKRFACIFNEGLNRYKIGSEIEDIMTKLSHLRSSLQSYNIRQISGADGVASSFKRQRDRRLTYPHQVENHIVGLEESTERLVKELVGEGNRHPVVSIWGMGGSGKTTLAKQVFLQNEVKRHFDCFAWVCISQQWEGKDVLEDILIQLTPDKRKEISKKGMIEIAREVYSIQREQRCLVVLDDIWTQGAWHSIKAGFPINEETESRILLTTRKKEVAVLASGSDHLHQPQQLNDKQIWELFEKIAICGSDKPDRLPNEDREDYEKRRGKILEVYEKKRELGKKMLVHCSGLPLAISVLAGLLSRREKVEEWETVLRNVDHYIMRGANVLERENTSEEYGVSSVLALSYDDLPSHLKLCFLYLAQYPEDHEIQVTRLTQLWIAEGFMPSTSEIHGSIELMEDVSYGCLIELVQRSMVQVGKYSSSGKVKSCRLHDLMRDLCLQKAKEENFLGIVNFSVGSVSNATLIGKVRRLALYLDKNKYEFSSENGRDGHIRSLLYFAPEYFDQKWIKRIIRSVFNDFKLLRVLKFENICREFELPKTIGNLVHLRFLSLKDSAFRALPSSISNLVLLQTLDLRGHIVGGYETCFGFGWYSVTKIRNVFRNMEQLRHLYLPSWYMRVCGKKLSFARLCNLQTLVNVRIEKCDLNGLVQLSNLKKLSIKRSETSELEKLKDMLISGNRAYKHLRSLSLQADQCGDIGDIPSDIILRCPHLYKLRLDGSMTALPKELPNLTKLTLIKTGLKGDQIEILEKLSNLRVLYLGWLSFESKTMVFSQGGFPHLEFLTLHYLRDLNEWRVEKEAMPSLQRLRIDWCERLRAVPDGLQEITTLKELAIKDMPSRFRSRVGEGGEDFYKIKHVPSLIITNLYDSKKPEMEEAAGASQVDTGPVGDSHQELTVDAAPPAPDEKTEEIQVASPPNVLS